One region of Salinibacterium sp. TMP30 genomic DNA includes:
- a CDS encoding Rne/Rng family ribonuclease, whose product MVNESDNSKEVPKKKRLFGRILPASKAAAEKPVAQTPPAETPAAETPAAASERPAASTSPRTAQTAKRPAAKTANQHVGLDVPASVTETPADAGSDAGERDSAPGQKSAPARSRSRKSAASSAESTADVVASEKAPAAKKGKAATPPSTTSLLFQAPDLPELPARAPRSRNDNKSNADTRGDEDGAQDEAGNVRRRSRRRSGEDARPGDESPNTVVRVRQPRKQPEPSNEPTKVKGSTRLEAKKQRRRDGRDAGRRRPVVTESEFLARRESVDRVMVVRSKFDRIQIAVLEDGVLVEHYVAKAQDASLIGNVYLGRVQNVLPSMEAAFVDIGRGRNAVLYSGEVDWDAAAENSADGKQQARRIELALKPGDRVLVQVTKDPVGHKGARLTSQVSLPGRYLVYVPNGSMSGISRKLPDTERSRLKKILKGVLPENVGVIVRTAAEGATEEQLTLDVSRLTNQWADISSQVDKAQAPALLHSEPDLLIKIIRDVFNEDFHKLVIEGDDARKTIENYVQSVAPDLLDRLQAHESTVDSFEEYRVSEQIEKALDRKVWLPSGGSLVIDRTEAMTVVDVNTGKFVGSGGNLEETVTKNNVEAAEEIVRQLRLRDIGGIIVVDFIDMVLESNRDLVLRRLVECLSRDRTKHQVAEVTSLGLVQMTRKKLGLGLLETFSENCEVCAGRGVVVHHDPVTKHRQQPTQSEQSGSGRRGRNRGGSGNNSGGNSGGNNSGSGGNAGSQNQQSNGAAKSTSSGSSNGSSNGGSNGTHAITEDVRNALARVAASTVVANAEHGAETPAAASGSAVTGPKSGASSSPGSSNNSGSSENSGTSNDSGSSHKPDAAKTKKKTHNSTTQTSDVVEAAAEAAVAILDLPATKTAHAAPKLSTHDAEQILGSVLEALPEPKQPGQGRSRGSRRASSQGKTVTAAPNDDE is encoded by the coding sequence ATGGTGAATGAAAGCGATAATTCGAAAGAAGTTCCGAAGAAGAAGCGCCTGTTTGGCCGCATTCTTCCTGCTTCCAAGGCAGCAGCAGAGAAGCCTGTGGCGCAGACGCCGCCGGCAGAAACTCCTGCAGCAGAAACTCCTGCGGCAGCATCAGAGCGGCCCGCAGCATCCACGTCCCCTCGCACTGCGCAGACCGCAAAACGACCTGCTGCGAAGACTGCGAACCAGCACGTTGGTCTCGACGTGCCTGCGTCGGTCACCGAGACCCCGGCGGATGCCGGTTCCGATGCAGGTGAGAGGGATAGCGCACCGGGGCAGAAGTCCGCTCCTGCACGCTCACGTTCGCGCAAGAGTGCGGCGTCGTCAGCAGAGTCAACTGCCGACGTCGTTGCGAGCGAAAAGGCACCCGCGGCCAAAAAGGGGAAAGCGGCAACCCCTCCGTCGACGACATCCCTGCTGTTCCAGGCTCCTGATCTGCCGGAGCTTCCTGCCCGCGCCCCACGGTCACGCAACGACAATAAGTCGAATGCAGACACCCGCGGCGATGAGGATGGAGCCCAAGACGAAGCAGGCAATGTTCGCCGCCGGTCGCGACGCCGTTCAGGTGAAGACGCTCGCCCCGGCGATGAGTCACCCAACACAGTCGTGCGGGTGCGTCAGCCGCGCAAGCAGCCGGAACCCAGCAACGAGCCGACCAAGGTCAAAGGTTCTACGCGTCTTGAGGCTAAGAAGCAGCGCCGCCGCGATGGCCGCGACGCTGGTCGTCGCCGTCCCGTTGTGACCGAGAGCGAGTTTCTCGCCCGTCGCGAAAGTGTCGACCGCGTCATGGTGGTCCGCTCAAAGTTTGATCGCATCCAGATTGCTGTTCTTGAAGACGGCGTTTTGGTCGAGCACTACGTCGCTAAGGCCCAGGATGCGAGCCTCATTGGTAACGTGTACCTCGGTCGCGTGCAGAACGTTTTGCCCAGCATGGAGGCAGCGTTCGTCGACATCGGGCGCGGTCGCAACGCCGTGCTCTATTCTGGCGAAGTCGACTGGGATGCCGCAGCCGAGAATTCTGCAGATGGCAAGCAGCAGGCGCGTCGCATTGAGCTCGCGCTCAAGCCAGGCGACCGCGTGCTCGTTCAGGTCACTAAAGATCCTGTCGGACACAAGGGTGCCCGACTCACGAGTCAGGTTTCACTTCCCGGTCGCTACCTTGTGTACGTGCCGAACGGCTCGATGAGTGGCATTAGCCGCAAACTTCCTGACACCGAGCGTTCACGATTGAAGAAGATTCTCAAGGGGGTGCTTCCCGAGAACGTTGGCGTCATCGTGCGCACTGCGGCTGAGGGCGCAACCGAAGAGCAGCTCACGCTCGACGTGAGCCGTCTGACCAACCAGTGGGCAGACATCAGCTCGCAGGTGGACAAGGCCCAGGCGCCTGCGCTGCTGCACTCTGAGCCTGATCTCTTGATCAAGATTATCCGTGACGTCTTCAACGAAGACTTCCACAAGCTTGTTATTGAGGGTGACGACGCTCGCAAGACGATCGAGAACTACGTACAATCCGTTGCTCCCGACCTGCTCGATCGACTGCAGGCTCACGAGAGCACTGTTGACTCGTTCGAGGAATACCGTGTTTCGGAGCAGATCGAGAAGGCTCTTGATCGCAAGGTCTGGCTGCCCTCTGGTGGCTCGCTCGTCATCGACCGTACCGAAGCTATGACCGTGGTTGACGTAAACACGGGCAAGTTTGTTGGCTCGGGCGGAAATCTCGAAGAAACTGTCACTAAGAACAACGTTGAGGCTGCTGAGGAGATTGTTCGTCAGTTGCGCCTGCGCGACATCGGCGGAATCATCGTTGTCGACTTCATCGACATGGTGCTCGAATCGAACCGTGACCTAGTGTTGCGTCGCCTCGTCGAATGCTTGAGCCGCGACCGCACGAAACACCAGGTAGCCGAAGTCACCTCGCTCGGTCTTGTGCAGATGACTCGCAAGAAGTTGGGGCTCGGCTTGCTCGAGACTTTCAGCGAAAACTGTGAGGTCTGCGCCGGCCGTGGAGTAGTTGTTCACCACGATCCTGTCACCAAGCACCGTCAGCAGCCGACGCAGAGCGAGCAGTCTGGCAGTGGTCGCCGGGGCCGCAATCGCGGCGGAAGCGGCAATAACAGCGGTGGAAACTCTGGCGGAAATAATTCAGGCTCTGGCGGCAACGCTGGTTCACAGAATCAACAGTCCAATGGTGCTGCGAAATCGACTAGCAGTGGTTCGAGTAACGGCAGCAGCAATGGTGGCAGTAACGGAACCCATGCGATCACCGAAGATGTGCGCAACGCTCTTGCCCGTGTAGCTGCGAGCACTGTTGTGGCGAATGCGGAGCACGGTGCCGAAACGCCAGCAGCTGCCTCAGGATCCGCCGTGACGGGTCCTAAGTCGGGAGCGTCGAGTAGCCCCGGTTCTTCGAACAACTCGGGTTCGTCCGAAAACTCCGGTACTTCGAACGACTCTGGTTCGTCACATAAGCCGGATGCCGCGAAGACTAAGAAGAAGACGCACAACTCGACGACTCAGACTAGCGATGTTGTCGAGGCCGCTGCAGAAGCAGCAGTCGCGATTCTCGATCTGCCGGCAACGAAGACGGCGCACGCTGCACCGAAACTCAGCACTCACGACGCCGAGCAGATTTTGGGGTCAGTTCTTGAGGCTCTTCCCGAGCCGAAGCAGCCGGGTCAAGGAAGGTCGCGTGGCTCGCGTCGTGCCAGCAGCCAGGGCAAGACCGTGACCGCCGCACCAAACGATGACGAGTAG
- a CDS encoding TIGR03943 family protein, protein MWPNLQRWWGVILIVIAVCATVWLAATQQLVLYIHPRYVVFTVVMAVIALVLGVVSIAIRPGNSEEAAAPNVWSKLVGVIALVLSGVVAISLVVVPPTTLSSATASQRDIVGSTVGSDSQNADDVASADQSLIAAFTVVDWASLLRQTSDPSFYADKTANVVGFITASEDDPENIFYLSRFTVTCCAVDAQPTGVAVYAPNWGDEFEVDAWVEITGKFEINPSSRSDVSLVLVPQKLSSVERPREPYLY, encoded by the coding sequence ATGTGGCCTAACCTTCAGCGCTGGTGGGGCGTCATTCTCATCGTGATTGCCGTGTGCGCGACCGTGTGGCTCGCTGCAACCCAGCAGCTGGTGCTCTACATTCATCCACGCTATGTCGTTTTCACGGTCGTTATGGCCGTGATCGCCCTGGTGCTGGGGGTGGTGAGTATTGCTATTCGTCCTGGAAACTCAGAGGAGGCTGCAGCCCCGAACGTGTGGTCGAAGCTGGTCGGCGTCATCGCGTTAGTCCTCTCGGGAGTCGTCGCGATCTCCCTGGTCGTCGTGCCTCCAACAACACTGTCGAGTGCCACGGCCAGTCAGCGCGACATCGTTGGGTCAACCGTGGGCAGCGACAGCCAGAATGCGGATGACGTTGCCAGTGCTGATCAGTCACTTATCGCAGCCTTTACCGTTGTCGACTGGGCGTCCCTGTTGCGCCAAACTAGCGATCCGAGTTTCTACGCAGATAAGACCGCAAACGTCGTGGGTTTCATCACGGCTAGTGAGGATGATCCCGAGAACATCTTCTATCTTTCGCGCTTTACAGTGACGTGCTGTGCGGTTGATGCCCAGCCGACCGGAGTCGCCGTCTATGCGCCCAACTGGGGCGATGAGTTTGAGGTCGATGCGTGGGTCGAGATCACCGGAAAGTTTGAGATCAATCCGAGTTCGCGAAGCGACGTGTCGCTCGTACTCGTTCCCCAAAAATTGAGTTCAGTGGAGCGGCCGCGTGAGCCATACCTCTATTAG
- a CDS encoding permease yields the protein MSLTVPASVDDHHRHDHRPRRSRRRFLWLAIGTFGVVGVLALRAFTGELGAVGVPGLAQDLLTLATSVIIESLPFVVLGIVLSIVVQTWLPDDLLMRYLPQQPVFRRAAISLFGIALPVCECGNVPRARGLVLKGFSVPEAMTFLLAAPIINPITILTTHQAFGFDDGILVGRILGGLAIANIVGWLFSLHPQPHALLTERFASQCSAGPDHHRQSRSEKSLDIFMRESSVLMPAVFIGSLIAGAIQVAVPRDVLVSLGSNPLWSILAMLLLAFVISVCSSVDAFFILPFASTFMPGSIVTFLVFGPIIDIKMLAIMRTTFTARVLVQLSLVVALMSAVIGLVINYVA from the coding sequence GTGAGTTTGACTGTGCCAGCGAGCGTCGATGATCATCATCGACATGATCATCGACCCCGTCGTTCCCGGCGCCGCTTTCTGTGGCTGGCGATTGGTACGTTCGGAGTCGTTGGAGTGCTCGCTCTGCGGGCCTTCACTGGTGAACTAGGCGCAGTAGGTGTTCCTGGGCTCGCGCAAGATCTGCTGACGCTGGCGACGAGCGTTATCATCGAGTCTTTGCCGTTTGTTGTGCTCGGAATCGTTCTCTCTATTGTCGTGCAGACGTGGTTACCCGACGATCTGCTGATGCGCTATTTGCCTCAGCAGCCAGTTTTTCGACGAGCCGCGATTTCACTGTTCGGAATTGCGCTACCAGTGTGTGAGTGCGGCAATGTGCCTCGCGCGCGCGGGCTTGTACTCAAAGGCTTCTCGGTGCCCGAGGCGATGACGTTCTTGTTGGCAGCGCCCATCATCAACCCGATCACGATTCTCACGACGCATCAGGCATTCGGATTCGATGACGGCATCCTCGTCGGCCGTATTCTTGGTGGTCTTGCGATCGCGAATATTGTGGGGTGGCTCTTTAGCCTTCACCCGCAGCCGCATGCACTGCTCACGGAGAGGTTCGCCTCGCAGTGTTCCGCAGGGCCGGATCATCACCGTCAGTCGCGTTCGGAGAAAAGCCTCGATATTTTCATGCGGGAGTCGAGTGTGCTGATGCCCGCAGTGTTTATCGGCTCGCTCATCGCCGGCGCGATCCAAGTGGCGGTTCCGCGCGATGTTCTCGTCTCGCTCGGGAGCAACCCGCTGTGGTCGATTTTGGCGATGCTGCTGCTCGCGTTTGTCATCTCTGTCTGTTCCAGCGTTGACGCGTTCTTCATCTTGCCGTTCGCCAGCACGTTCATGCCCGGTTCCATCGTCACCTTCCTAGTGTTCGGGCCGATCATTGATATCAAGATGCTCGCGATCATGCGCACTACGTTTACGGCGAGGGTTTTGGTGCAACTCTCACTAGTTGTTGCACTCATGAGTGCTGTAATTGGGTTGGTGATCAACTATGTGGCCTAA
- a CDS encoding glutamate-5-semialdehyde dehydrogenase — MVDSAEVEHTIAEKLEAARAASRTLSTLTTVHKNAALSAIAWDVAANAEKIIAANALDLERGASSGMAEGLQDRLRLTQARIDQLSAAVLEIIELADPVGTVVRGSVLPNGLSVSQVRVPFGVIGAIYEARPNVTIDIAALALKSGNAVVLRGGSAAENSNRVLVDIIQAALQSVGVAPTAVQTVDEFGRDGAKALMQARGFVDVLIPRGSAQLIQTVVQESTVPVIETGAGIVHVFLDESADETTAIEIVHNAKVQRPSVCNALETLLVHEAAAERLIPAVLTRLADAGVTIHADERTRQLFPQAVAAGDDAWSVEHLSLDIAVRVVADLDAAIDHITTYSTKHTESIITNDLANADRFLAEVDSAVVMVNASTRFTDGAEFGFGAEVGISTQKLHARGPMGLSELTSTKWVVRGSGQVRS; from the coding sequence ATGGTTGATTCAGCTGAAGTTGAGCACACGATTGCCGAGAAGCTTGAGGCGGCGCGAGCCGCATCTCGAACTCTGAGCACGCTCACTACGGTCCACAAGAATGCGGCACTCAGCGCTATCGCATGGGATGTCGCGGCGAACGCCGAAAAGATCATCGCCGCCAATGCGCTCGATCTGGAACGTGGCGCGAGTAGTGGCATGGCTGAGGGTCTCCAAGATCGTCTGCGATTGACGCAGGCTCGAATCGATCAGCTTTCTGCAGCGGTGCTCGAGATTATCGAACTCGCCGACCCCGTCGGCACGGTTGTTCGCGGCTCTGTGCTTCCGAACGGCCTTTCGGTGTCACAAGTGCGAGTGCCATTCGGTGTAATTGGCGCCATCTATGAAGCGCGGCCAAACGTGACAATTGATATTGCTGCACTCGCGCTCAAAAGTGGCAACGCGGTTGTACTTCGTGGCGGTTCGGCTGCCGAAAACTCAAACCGTGTGCTTGTGGACATTATTCAGGCCGCACTTCAGAGCGTCGGTGTCGCGCCAACGGCAGTTCAAACGGTTGACGAATTCGGTCGCGATGGGGCGAAGGCACTGATGCAAGCCCGTGGCTTCGTTGACGTGCTGATTCCTCGGGGGAGTGCTCAGCTCATCCAGACCGTCGTTCAGGAATCGACGGTTCCGGTGATCGAAACTGGTGCAGGAATCGTTCACGTCTTCCTCGATGAGTCCGCGGACGAAACGACCGCGATCGAGATCGTGCACAACGCGAAAGTGCAGCGGCCCAGCGTCTGTAATGCGCTTGAGACACTTCTCGTGCACGAAGCTGCGGCTGAACGACTCATTCCCGCTGTTCTTACACGGCTTGCCGACGCTGGGGTGACGATCCACGCCGACGAGCGCACGCGGCAGTTGTTTCCTCAGGCTGTGGCTGCGGGCGATGATGCGTGGTCTGTAGAGCACTTGAGTTTGGACATCGCGGTGCGGGTCGTCGCGGACCTCGATGCGGCGATTGACCACATCACGACATATTCAACGAAACACACCGAATCAATCATCACCAACGACCTTGCAAATGCGGACCGTTTTCTCGCCGAGGTTGATTCCGCAGTGGTAATGGTGAACGCCTCGACGAGGTTCACGGATGGTGCGGAGTTCGGGTTTGGGGCCGAAGTTGGCATCTCCACTCAAAAACTTCACGCTCGGGGCCCTATGGGTTTGTCGGAACTCACCAGCACCAAGTGGGTTGTGCGCGGTAGCGGTCAGGTGCGCAGCTAG
- a CDS encoding Ig-like domain-containing protein, with protein MQGPKLSSAQLDTDAVVASSDQTLRLFLNQAVSTVVSGAVTIEPAAAVRITSEADLVSVQFDEPLDYNTEYTVTVNDVASSSGGSASTISYSFTTGTAELYYLDRGTPTDEIVRTGLSGIERSVLFAGEGIQEFVPVGDLLAFTTAAADRTGTLQLVNPQTGITERVLLPEVGEVADIDGSRSGSTLGFTISSDDPGPIETTSHTLYTIDLDRGRDVVAVTGLDGEPMRVSGWQFIPGTSNIVALTTATTLVRVDSATGEVVPLGQYFEFDRVSADGTHVAVSDPRGSASVALSDGSETRLYPSPIDGQQPFLGHTDARASGDLVSKMVVVEEGGGAFRSFLAYDDGEVSRILYTTVGDKGAILDFRVSPNGQFVAVEVQPNVSVLDSDEYVMVSRPRSVTTYVVDIASGAVTRSVEGFGTVWR; from the coding sequence ATGCAGGGGCCGAAGCTATCGAGTGCTCAGCTCGACACGGATGCCGTTGTCGCCTCATCCGACCAAACTTTGCGGCTTTTCCTCAATCAAGCAGTCTCCACCGTGGTGTCTGGCGCAGTGACTATTGAGCCGGCAGCCGCAGTGAGAATCACGAGCGAAGCCGATTTGGTTTCTGTGCAATTTGACGAGCCGCTCGATTACAACACGGAGTACACGGTTACTGTCAACGACGTGGCGAGTTCCTCGGGAGGTTCGGCCTCGACGATTTCGTATTCTTTCACCACGGGCACAGCTGAACTCTATTATCTCGACCGGGGAACGCCCACTGACGAGATTGTGCGCACTGGATTGAGTGGCATTGAACGTTCCGTGCTGTTCGCGGGTGAGGGCATTCAAGAGTTTGTGCCGGTCGGTGATCTGCTGGCGTTCACGACGGCCGCTGCCGACCGTACGGGCACGTTGCAGTTGGTGAATCCCCAGACGGGAATCACCGAACGAGTTCTGTTGCCTGAGGTGGGGGAAGTGGCGGATATTGACGGGTCACGCTCGGGATCAACTCTCGGTTTCACGATCTCGAGTGACGACCCTGGCCCGATTGAGACGACTTCTCACACGCTGTACACGATCGATCTTGACCGAGGACGCGACGTCGTCGCTGTGACGGGTCTCGATGGCGAGCCGATGCGCGTGTCGGGCTGGCAGTTCATTCCGGGAACCTCGAACATTGTCGCGCTCACTACAGCGACCACCCTCGTGAGGGTAGATTCGGCGACGGGGGAGGTGGTGCCTCTCGGTCAGTATTTCGAGTTTGATCGAGTCTCAGCCGATGGAACTCACGTGGCTGTGAGCGATCCACGAGGCAGCGCCTCGGTTGCTCTGAGTGACGGTTCGGAGACGAGGCTCTATCCGTCACCCATTGACGGGCAGCAGCCCTTCTTGGGACATACCGATGCTCGTGCTTCAGGTGATTTGGTTTCCAAGATGGTTGTCGTCGAGGAAGGTGGAGGCGCATTTAGAAGTTTTCTCGCCTATGACGATGGTGAGGTTTCGCGCATCCTGTACACAACGGTCGGAGACAAGGGCGCAATCCTCGACTTTCGAGTTTCGCCGAACGGACAGTTCGTTGCCGTTGAGGTTCAGCCGAACGTCTCGGTGCTCGATTCCGATGAGTATGTGATGGTTTCTCGTCCCCGCAGTGTGACGACGTACGTGGTTGATATCGCTAGCGGCGCAGTGACGAGAAGTGTTGAGGGTTTCGGCACCGTATGGCGGTAG
- the obgE gene encoding GTPase ObgE, translated as MASFVDQVTLHLLAGHGGNGCVSVKREKFKPLAGPDGGNGGDGGNIVLFSDPQVTTLLNFHRSPHRKSQHGQPGQGDHKAGTAGAEMVLSVPVGTLVRDQYGEVLIDMDAPGMRLVVGPGGQGGLGNAALSSTKRKAPGFALLGTPGFEGDIFLELKTVADVALVGYPSAGKSSLIAAMSAAKPKIADYPFTTLHPNLGVVESGDVRYTIADVPGLIEGASEGKGLGLEFLRHVERCTALLHVLDCATLEPGRDPISDLDVILGELASYPVPEGQKPLLEREQLIALNKVDVADGSDLAHLVKSELEERGYRVFEVSAVSHAGLRELSFALAALVVADREARNSEPVKERIVLRPRAVNAKDFAVKVEGGTYGNVYRVVGDKPERWVAQTDFTNEEAVGYLADRLARLGVEDDLFKSGAVPGSTVIIGAGGGVVFDWEPTLSSAAELVVAPRGTDPRLDDNPRETNRSRRRNYLERMDAKAAARAELQSEREAGVWVDDEGFAVEKDDESENRD; from the coding sequence ATGGCATCGTTCGTCGACCAGGTGACCCTTCATCTCTTAGCAGGACACGGCGGCAACGGTTGTGTTTCCGTCAAGCGTGAAAAGTTCAAGCCCCTTGCCGGCCCTGACGGCGGAAATGGTGGCGACGGTGGCAACATCGTACTTTTCAGCGACCCACAGGTCACCACGCTACTGAATTTCCACCGTTCACCGCATCGTAAGTCTCAGCATGGTCAGCCTGGTCAGGGTGACCATAAGGCAGGCACGGCGGGTGCCGAGATGGTTCTTTCTGTTCCTGTCGGCACGCTCGTCCGCGATCAGTACGGCGAAGTTCTCATCGATATGGATGCTCCGGGAATGCGATTGGTCGTTGGCCCCGGTGGCCAGGGCGGCCTCGGCAACGCGGCTCTCTCATCCACTAAGCGCAAGGCTCCCGGCTTTGCTTTGCTCGGAACGCCCGGCTTTGAGGGCGACATCTTCCTTGAACTCAAGACGGTTGCCGATGTCGCGCTGGTGGGGTACCCGTCAGCAGGCAAGTCAAGCCTGATCGCAGCGATGAGCGCGGCAAAGCCAAAGATCGCTGACTACCCCTTCACTACGTTGCATCCGAATCTGGGTGTCGTTGAATCCGGCGATGTTCGCTACACGATCGCTGATGTTCCTGGTCTGATCGAGGGGGCGAGTGAGGGCAAGGGCCTCGGCCTAGAGTTCCTGCGTCACGTTGAGCGCTGCACTGCACTGCTCCACGTACTTGACTGCGCAACACTGGAGCCCGGTCGCGACCCCATTAGTGATCTTGATGTGATCCTCGGTGAGCTGGCTTCTTATCCAGTACCTGAGGGCCAGAAACCTTTGCTGGAACGTGAGCAGCTCATCGCACTCAACAAGGTCGACGTTGCTGATGGCAGCGACCTCGCGCACCTGGTCAAGAGCGAGTTAGAAGAGCGCGGATACCGCGTATTCGAAGTGTCTGCCGTCTCACATGCGGGTCTCCGCGAACTTTCCTTCGCACTAGCCGCCCTAGTCGTGGCCGACCGCGAAGCGCGCAACTCTGAGCCGGTCAAGGAACGAATCGTTCTGCGACCGCGTGCTGTCAACGCCAAGGACTTCGCTGTCAAAGTTGAGGGTGGCACCTACGGCAACGTCTACCGCGTAGTGGGCGATAAGCCTGAACGTTGGGTTGCACAAACAGACTTCACCAACGAAGAAGCTGTTGGTTACCTAGCCGATCGTCTTGCCCGACTCGGTGTCGAAGACGACCTGTTCAAGTCTGGCGCCGTTCCCGGATCCACCGTAATCATCGGTGCAGGCGGAGGCGTTGTTTTCGACTGGGAGCCCACACTGTCGTCAGCGGCCGAACTGGTTGTGGCTCCCCGAGGAACCGACCCTCGCCTTGACGACAACCCGCGTGAAACCAACCGGAGCCGTCGACGCAACTACCTCGAGCGTATGGATGCCAAGGCAGCAGCACGTGCCGAGCTCCAGTCGGAACGCGAAGCCGGCGTCTGGGTTGACGATGAAGGATTCGCTGTTGAGAAAGACGATGAGTCGGAGAATCGTGACTAG
- a CDS encoding ACT domain-containing protein, which translates to MSAISDLDTLVSTMDPQLKRGVFVFATVASLNEVETDSVVAMVVETEGISVVMSEADAALTALQSLQPASQSASH; encoded by the coding sequence ATGAGCGCCATTTCTGATCTTGACACGCTGGTGTCCACGATGGACCCGCAATTGAAGCGTGGTGTTTTTGTCTTTGCCACGGTCGCGTCGTTGAATGAGGTCGAGACCGACTCTGTCGTTGCGATGGTTGTTGAGACCGAGGGCATCTCTGTGGTCATGAGCGAAGCGGATGCTGCCCTCACGGCCCTGCAATCGTTGCAGCCAGCCAGCCAGTCAGCCAGTCACTAG
- a CDS encoding DUF4031 domain-containing protein encodes MTVLIDQAIWPAHDTVWAHIVSDKSLDELHEFAELAGIPRRGFDLDHYDVPARMWKQLVALGAEPVGIREFVRRLEASGLRVSQRDRT; translated from the coding sequence ATGACTGTGTTGATCGACCAAGCGATCTGGCCAGCCCATGACACCGTGTGGGCGCACATCGTGAGCGACAAGTCACTCGACGAATTGCACGAGTTTGCTGAGCTCGCGGGTATCCCCCGACGCGGCTTCGACCTCGACCACTATGACGTTCCGGCACGAATGTGGAAACAACTGGTCGCCCTCGGCGCAGAGCCGGTAGGAATCCGGGAGTTTGTGCGGCGACTTGAAGCCAGCGGCCTCCGCGTGTCGCAACGTGACAGGACTTAG
- the rplU gene encoding 50S ribosomal protein L21, whose protein sequence is MVYAVVRAGGRQEKVEVGTIVVLDRIAADKNGNVELAPVLFVDGDKITHDAKALEKIKVVAEVLNDERGPKIVIQKFKNKTGYKVRQGHRQELTRIKITSIK, encoded by the coding sequence GTGGTTTACGCAGTTGTGCGCGCCGGTGGGCGGCAGGAGAAGGTAGAGGTCGGCACAATTGTCGTTCTCGACCGCATCGCAGCCGACAAGAACGGCAATGTTGAGCTCGCTCCAGTTCTGTTCGTTGATGGCGACAAGATCACTCACGACGCCAAGGCGCTTGAGAAGATCAAGGTCGTCGCCGAGGTTCTGAACGATGAGCGCGGTCCCAAGATCGTCATCCAGAAGTTCAAGAACAAGACCGGTTACAAGGTTCGCCAGGGTCACCGTCAAGAGCTGACCCGCATCAAGATCACCAGCATCAAGTAG
- the proB gene encoding glutamate 5-kinase → MTSKPAARADIPRARRIVVKVGSSSVSGVNVGQIGALVDALASAHAAGSEVILVSSGAIATGIPFLKLDGRPTDLATQQAAAAVGQNVLIYRYQESFDRYGVVAAQILLTAGDMENPTHHSNAQRAMERLLGLKILPIVNENDTVATHEIRFGDNDRLAALVSVLVRADMLVLLSDIDALYTKPPSDPGAERIDFVAFDNDLSHVTFGDIGAAGVGTGGAGTKVAAAKHAAAAGIPVLLAETGSVAAALAGHSLGTWFEADAAAI, encoded by the coding sequence GTGACTAGCAAGCCCGCCGCGCGCGCCGACATCCCTCGCGCGCGCCGGATCGTTGTCAAAGTCGGCTCGTCATCGGTCAGCGGCGTCAACGTTGGCCAGATCGGCGCTCTCGTCGATGCGCTAGCCAGTGCGCACGCAGCCGGATCAGAAGTCATCCTTGTCTCGTCGGGCGCGATCGCAACGGGCATCCCTTTTTTGAAACTTGATGGGCGGCCAACCGATCTCGCAACCCAGCAGGCTGCCGCCGCTGTCGGCCAGAATGTGCTCATCTATCGTTATCAGGAAAGTTTCGACCGCTACGGAGTTGTTGCGGCGCAAATCTTGCTGACCGCAGGCGACATGGAGAACCCGACGCACCACAGCAATGCTCAGCGAGCAATGGAACGGCTGCTGGGCTTGAAAATTTTACCCATCGTGAACGAGAACGACACAGTTGCGACTCACGAGATCCGGTTCGGGGATAACGACCGGCTAGCGGCGCTCGTCTCGGTGCTGGTACGTGCCGACATGCTCGTTTTGCTCTCGGACATTGATGCGCTGTATACGAAACCGCCCTCCGATCCGGGTGCCGAGCGCATCGACTTCGTTGCTTTCGACAACGACCTTAGCCATGTGACCTTTGGAGATATTGGTGCGGCAGGCGTGGGCACGGGTGGTGCGGGAACCAAAGTTGCTGCCGCCAAGCATGCGGCGGCGGCGGGTATCCCCGTGCTCTTGGCTGAAACCGGCAGTGTAGCGGCGGCCCTGGCGGGACACTCGCTTGGCACCTGGTTCGAGGCGGATGCCGCAGCAATTTAG
- the rpmA gene encoding 50S ribosomal protein L27 gives MAHKKGASSTRNGRDSNAQRLGVKRFGGQVVLAGEIIVRQRGTHFHPGVNVGRGGDDTLFALAAGSVQFGAKGGRKVVNIVNV, from the coding sequence ATGGCACATAAAAAGGGCGCAAGCTCCACCCGTAACGGTCGTGACTCCAACGCTCAGCGCCTCGGCGTAAAGCGTTTCGGCGGCCAAGTTGTTCTCGCCGGCGAGATCATTGTTCGTCAGCGCGGCACTCACTTCCACCCCGGCGTCAATGTTGGCCGTGGCGGAGACGACACACTGTTCGCTCTCGCAGCGGGCTCGGTGCAGTTTGGTGCTAAGGGCGGCCGCAAAGTCGTCAACATCGTCAACGTTTAG